TATGTCTCTATATTAAGTgtgttatattttctttttgtttcaaaattacatataatGATGCATATATTATGCTGAATTCAATAAACGATGCATATAGATAGTTAGACActgaattttaattaataactgAAAATTcacctattttaaaaaatcaagtcCTAGATTATCTACTAATTATCTAAAGGCTTTTTAAGTACAGGTAACAAACAACAGCAtatatgaatgatatatatCGTTCAAAAGGTAActatttctttcaaatatatGTACAATTtgactacaaaataaaataaaaactagattaaaacccgtgctagagcaccggttaaaattcattttatttatattgtatttttatataaaatataatttatgttattgtttttaaaagttttttgaataaaacattatgcaataaaatcatatgctaaatatgaaggcttgaaaaaaacacatattttgtaagttttatattgttaatgattctagataagtatccgtgctataacattggttaaattttatttcgtgGTCTTTCCTTGAACAAGCTTCATATCAATCTTGTGGTAGGATTGTTACTCAATCTGAGTTCTTTAGCTAAGTAGTCTGAATTAAGATTGGAGGTTTCCGTTTAACATACAACATATTGATGTTGTTTAAGGTAGACTCTCTACTATAACTTGGTAATATCGTACCAAGCTGCATAACTAGATCTGTGAGtagtgagtgtgtgtgtgtgtgttttttttctttgagttgACTACTTACTTCTCTGGTTCTTTTGTTTACGCAAATACTAAGACACATAGGTTATGAGGTTACTTTTGTCTGGAATCTTACTGATATTGATGATAAAGTATGACATTTTTCTTGTCCTATGACCTGACCTCTTCAAACTCCTTCAATGTGTTGTTTATGGAGAATCTGTATATGGaagtaaattaaaatctaattactTTGTCTTATtcatgatataatataattctaTGGCAACGACAAGTAAATTTCTTACAACTACCCAAATATCTATTTCTTTTGTGACAAGCCCTTTTGCAGTTATAACAAAAAGCTCTTTGGGCATCAGCTAACTGAAAATTAATTGGAGAAGTTGCTACTGAATTGATATCATATATTCTCGCCTCTGAATTAAAAGATTTCATAATCATTGATGTAcctataaaaatttcaaaatatgtcAAATTATAAACATAACATTGTTTTAGAAACACTTATAAATATCCTATATTTTATcctaatccaaaaaaaacttacatgacgaaataaaaattaaaaaggtcaaaaacacaacatttttcttcatttttaatagaaattcaATAATGTCTTTGAAAAAGTATATCAATATACTTGCTAATCGTTTTAagtttatgtgtgttttcaaGTGAAGTCACTAAAGCAATACATGGTCATATTTCTAGAAtctatacataatatattacaaagtgTTAATGTTCTAATTGacgtttatttttattgtaaatgaTAAACCAGGGGCCATGTATACATTTGTTTCATATATTGGGAATAGAACTTGGGTTTCTCTTTTGCTGTGGTAATATTATACATTGGTTTTttgaattataataattttgtattgtttgttcGCCTAATTTGTCATGTTCCTCTAAATATATTGGTTCTACCGTGAACAAGAGACATCTGGTTTGGACtttgttttgttgagtttcttCACTTCCATTTTTCACTCACCAAAGTTAAAAAACGCAGTAGGGCAACAAACTGGATCAGAAGCAGAGAAGATGTCCAAAAGTACTAAAGCCAATGAATCAAACCATATAAAATTGATCATACAAGATCTCATCCCAAGAAGAAAAGACAGAAAACAGTAAATCTCTGTACTCCAGACAAATCCAATGCAAATAAAAGGCTTCAACTATGCGAGTACCTTCCATGATGTATTAATGTGAGAATAACAAAGAGCTCTAAGATGGTACAAACGGGCATGCTGGTAATAAGGAAGATATGGATAATttaagcagaaaaaaaaactgggtCGACTACTTCCCTCAAGATTGCACGGCCAGTTTCGAAAGATGCTCAAAAAAGACTTGCAGGCTCACATCGTCAGTGAAAATTATGTCTGACCCAGCTGACATCTCGTTTGCATTGTTGTAAGTTGCTGATGGATTCAGCTTAGCCAATAAAAACCTTGCCTGCAGTGTTAAAGGGTGTAAAATTAAAGGATACGGTGATGAAAACCATAAGATCAGAACCCACaacatataaaacaaatcatcaaagtCGAGCtgacaaaagataaaaaaaaacatatatcaatgCTAACCTGTGACCCATGTTGATCACACACAACTAATCTTGGGACTGGGAAACGCTCCTTCACTAACATCTGGGAATCCTCTTGAGGAACTTGCAATAACTGAGCAAAGCCCTGACACGAGACATTGGAGATTCAGGATACCACAGGATTATTGATGGTGTAAAGATAACACAAAATGAGACACCATGGATAGAGATTATCGACCTTGCCACAACCCAACTTATTCACTTTGCATTTAAAGGGAACCagctcttacaagttacaagtatTAATTTTAACGACCAAACTCAAAAGGAACATATCATTTTTCAGCTATGCAAGTGTAAAATGAAGGTAAAAAATGCTTTTACAAATACTACTGGTTCAGAGCGTGCATTACCTCGTGATCAGCCTGATGATGATAACCCATGTTTCGCCATTGTGCTATAGTCATTCCATGGAAGACAACAACACTAAAATACGCATCTAACAGAAGAATTCTGTCGGCTGCAATGGAAGCCACATCCAGCAAAGCTGGTTGAGGTGGTGAACCAAATGTATATGACGTTAGTGATGGTTGGATCATGACAGTTGCATTTGAAATATTCTCCCGGTTTAGCAACATGCGGAAGTATGCGGTTTCATCAGGACTATTGTTAAAGACCTGCAACCATTCCAACAccgcaaaaaaagaaaacatgagtCAACTGTGTATGCCAGTTACATAAAGGCAGATAGTGATGAAATCAAAATATAGTAGTCTACCTGAACAAACTGTGACCGTCGCAGGTTAAACATGAACTGAGGGaacaatgaaaaatatggattcagcGTAAACGAGGTTGGATCATCCTTTCTATATTCACCAAATTTTGAACAGAGACGAATGAGAGTCCGATCTAGCCACCGAGTAGCATCAAATCCCTCCTGAGGTAATACATGATACACAGTATACGTGAGCAACACTATCACAAAAATACAAGCAGATAAACACCATACATAGTACTGCAATAAGATAGGAGACTTCATAGCAACAATTACTTTTAGTAGTTTCACTATGAGCCTCACACAGACTACAAAATCTTTGTATAAAGAGATGAAAAAAGCATATCATACAGCCACAGTAGATCCTCAATAAAGATGTTACAAGGAAGACGTCTTCGCACGTTTTCTCAAGGAACAACTGTAAGCCACCTaaactattttgttttaattataaagttCAGCTGTATGAGAAATAAAGTTTTACTTCCTTTGGACATATAGATGAACATTTTACCAAAGATCCTGAACCCATGATAAATAAATTTGGccaggagaaaaaaaaaacccatattTTAATTGACCAAAGGCAGTATGGGCTTGGTCCCCTTACCCCAACAgcatcaaaaaaattaagtcaTAGTCAAATTAACCCATATACTGTAAGCACCGATAAGATGATGTATGGTACCTCTGTTTCCATTTTTAAGGAAGTTAATCTTGCCATAACCACAGCAGCAGTTTCTTGATCAAAGCCTTGCACAAGTTCCTGAGAATGTATACAGTAACCATTGTAAGAATGGTTGCCATGACGCTTTTGGCTTAATTAAATGCCAAAACACATCACCCTAACCACGATTATTATTGATTCCATGACAATAGTGAGATGTAACAAGCtagtaaaattacaaaatcatgCAAACCAACACCATAATTCAGAGATGCACATGATACAAATTTTCGGTGAAACACACATAAGAGGTTTAGGAATaggaatcatataaaataaagtattagGAATCAGAGTACGTTATACCGACGGTATCTAAAGAATCCAAGTTTATCCTAACCAACCATTTCCAAGAAATAAGAATGTGGAGTGCAATTGAAAGACAAAATTACTATAGCTGCTCGCTTATATTCACAGTATATTCACCAAAATGAGAACCAGATGTGGTACCATGCCTAACAATACTGCTGTTAACCGCATTTGCACAGTGTGGAggcaaataattaaaatttgctAGCAGATCTATAGGTTCTAATCCTAATATGAACAATGCTGCCTAAAAAAAACAGTGCTACCATAAAAGAGCTAGTAGATTACATGTAAACCCAATATAACATTGAATATTTGGAATAAAGTGGCAAGTTTAGAAAACAAGATTATGACAAACCTCTGTGCTCACAGCAGTATCTACCCACTGTCTGGTTACAGTTGTAACCCGGAGTAAATTTTTACCTTCAGGGTTTTGGTAACTGCAATCGAGTCAACAACAGTAAACACAATAATTCTAAAGCTAAAGTAATAACTTCTTCCAGAAAGATAaaaagatttaacaaaaaaaaataatgaaggaATAAAGAGACGAACAACAGTTGCCAGAATACCTTGTGACGAACTGCAAATACAACTGTTTTCCAGGTCCAGGAGCATTTGACCCGGTTGAAGATAGATCAAAGAATACAGTCAAGCAGGTACTCTTGTCGAGGCCACACAACTTCCAAGCACTCGTATTACCCTCTCCAATGACTGTGTCGGCAACATTGGGACCTTTCTGCAAGGcaccaaatcaaaataaaaatcaattaacagCAGGCAGCTTTATTCATTcaccaaacacacacaaaaaaacaaaaaaaataacttgaaTGAAAATGACTTCTAAGCACTCCAGGTATAACCTTTTCTAATGATGAGCAAGGCCCAATAACCCCTTGAATTTTGATGTCTTTTGAACAATTGATCTCAAGCGTGCCACTGAAAATGAAAGGTTCAGAGTTAGTTTGGACTAAATGATGcaaaatatttattgtattaGCATACAAGCAGTATAATGCATAATGGTCCACAAGAAAGGATCTTAATTGCcaaaatattctttttcttgcaACACCAACCCAACAGAAGATAATAAGCAAAGTATTGACAATAAGAAGCAGAGCAGAAACATACTTGAAGCAAAGACCAAGAGACTGCTCGCCATCTTCAAACACCCGCTTGAAGGAATCTTTAAATACAGAATGGCCAAAACTTTCAGACAGAACAACGAGACCACCGGTACTTTCAACTGCAACTTTCATTTCAGCAACCCCAACCTAACTATACCCAAAATGCAACAGCGGAGACAATGATAGTTAGGTATCTAATCATGTGATGAAAAATGATACCTAAATTGGAATGGTTTGATAGAGACAACAAGCAAATCCCAATCAACAGTTatgttaagaagaaaaaaatggtacAGAAAAAATATACTCAGTCTTTCATGAAGCAAAGGACAtcaaaatggaaagaaaaatgAGGTTTCTGATATGGTACTGGCAAACATATTATCTAGAGAATTTAATCAACCATTTCCGATTTCTACGTAAAAGGGATGTTCTAAAACAATCGCATAGATTGCCATTAAAGTTTTCCAAATGTATGTAAAAGTTATATCTACAAATGGGCTCTTTCGTGCACAATCACTAACATCAGCAAaattaaatagaagaaaaaggttAGAAACTGGTGATCACAGGTTAGTTAAACGACTCGATTACATGTAAGAGGTTTCACAATTTGgtgtgcatcaacaaaatcaacttCACCTAACaattttgtaaccaaaaaatgaGATAATGACTAATAAAAAAACACTTTCCAGGGAGTTAACGAGGGATGATCGCTCTCATTTCAGCTAAAATGTAACAGCGAAACAGACAAAATAAACAGacaaaatagagaaatcaagaGTTGCAAGAAACCAGACATTTATACCTGAAGTATAAAAATCTACCAGAAGAATGAAATCAGAGTTTGGGCATCAAGCAACGTATAATCATTAGTCACGACACATTAATACCTGATCAAGTGCAGAAGCGAAAAGGTCTAACACATGACCCTGAGCGACCAGCTGCTTTGCAATACTATCATAAAACTTAACAGCTTTTTTATAATAAGGAGCAGCATCTTTATCTAGATCTTTGTGGGAGCGCACAGGATCTGACAAATCCTTTGAGACAATCtggagagaaaaaagaaagaaaaattgattcagACTAAAACAAATATGGTGCGATGAAACTTGACAGTGCCATCAACCGAGGAATCAACAAGCACTAACCGTTCCAGGGCCCTCTGTGCATGGACCTCCAACCAAAGCTACAATTCTAGCCCCAGTTCCAGGCAAGCAAGCACCAAGCAATCCTGCAGCTACACTTAATGCCACACCTGTGCATCTTTGGGGACGATGACCTGGCTGAACAGGCCACTGATCTGTTTGGAGCTCATCCAAAAGCTGCATACAAAAAACCAGCCACACCAGTGTTCAAAACCCATGTTACAATTGATGATACATGTTCGTAAATCTATTGAAACTGAGACCATTACTCACCGAGTCCAATGTGTACTCGCACTCTGAAGCCGGCAAAAGGAATCTGTTAACTCCTGAACTCTGGAATCCGTTTTGCGCTCCTCTAGGAAACCCAGAAGTGGGAGCTCTCCTCGAGGAAGAGCCAAGCCCCAACTGATCCAAAATTTGATCCTTGGTGACTTCTTTGTTGCCtttaaagacaaaaactttAGACATCTCAGAGAAGCCCAATTCATGCACATG
The sequence above is a segment of the Camelina sativa cultivar DH55 chromosome 10, Cs, whole genome shotgun sequence genome. Coding sequences within it:
- the LOC104719037 gene encoding protein transport protein SEC23 produces the protein MASMDPEGMDGVRMTWNVWPRTKVEASKCVIPLAASISPIRRHHDILNLDYAPLRCRCSAVLNAFATVDYDARIWKCHFCLHTNHFPTHYRSITRDNLPGELYPQCTTVEYTVPSSVPGVGVQFDPRTGAPVGPPLPPPVFVFVLDTCMIEEELGYAKSALKQAIGLLPENALVGFVSFGTQAHVHELGFSEMSKVFVFKGNKEVTKDQILDQLGLGSSSRRAPTSGFPRGAQNGFQSSGVNRFLLPASECEYTLDSLLDELQTDQWPVQPGHRPQRCTGVALSVAAGLLGACLPGTGARIVALVGGPCTEGPGTIVSKDLSDPVRSHKDLDKDAAPYYKKAVKFYDSIAKQLVAQGHVLDLFASALDQVGVAEMKVAVESTGGLVVLSESFGHSVFKDSFKRVFEDGEQSLGLCFNGTLEINCSKDIKIQGVIGPCSSLEKKGPNVADTVIGEGNTSAWKLCGLDKSTCLTVFFDLSSTGSNAPGPGKQLYLQFVTSYQNPEGKNLLRVTTVTRQWVDTAVSTEELVQGFDQETAAVVMARLTSLKMETEEGFDATRWLDRTLIRLCSKFGEYRKDDPTSFTLNPYFSLFPQFMFNLRRSQFVQVFNNSPDETAYFRMLLNRENISNATVMIQPSLTSYTFGSPPQPALLDVASIAADRILLLDAYFSVVVFHGMTIAQWRNMGYHHQADHEGFAQLLQVPQEDSQMLVKERFPVPRLVVCDQHGSQARFLLAKLNPSATYNNANEMSAGSDIIFTDDVSLQVFFEHLSKLAVQS